The Alkalihalobacillus sp. LMS6 genomic interval ATTGAAAATGACTCTTACGAGGATGCACCTCGTCGGCTTCGTATTTATACATCCCTTGTAGCTGGAGATATTGAGGTGATGTACAGATGAAGACAATTCGTACAGCTGGACTCATTGTTTTCTTTCTTCCAATCTTTTTAATAGGTAATGTGTTATTCTACTTTCAAACAAATGGGTGGTTTGATTGGGAGCAGCTTCTTATTCGTAATACCCTAACGTATCATATTCCTATTTTTGTATGGCTGTTGGCATTTTTCTTCATTGTCGCAATCGTTGTGCATCTGACTTTATCAATGATCTGGAAAAAAGATGTTCGAGCGCTGCATGTGTCACTTAAACACGTCGTCAGCGGCAGTACAAAGGAAAGTAAGCAACAGTTAGGGCAAGTGTCAAATGATTTCAAGCAAACGAAAGCGCTGATTCAGGAACTAGAAACAAGGGTGCGAAATCAAGCCGAACGTTCTCAACGAGTCTTGGAGCAGTGGACCGAAAATGAAACGAAATTAAAAAATGAACTTGTATTTAAAGAACGACATCGCATTGCAAGAGAGCTTCATGATTCGGTTTCACAACAATTATATGCTGCTTCCATGCTGTTATCAGCAGCAGTGAATCAGAAAAATGTTGAGGCAAGCGAATTGCAAAAACGATGCGAAAGCATTGAAAAAGTAGTCAACGATGCGCAAAACGACATGCGCGCGCTCCTTTTACAACTACGACCGATTCAATTAGAAAACCAAACGTTTAAAGAAGGGGTCGAACAATTAGTTGCTGATTTAGCAGAAAAACACCAAATTGATTTCTCGGTTCGTGTTAGTTCTTTATCATTAAAACCAGGAGTGGAAGATCAGTTGTTTCGTATCACTCAAGAAGCCATTGCGAATGCGTTGCGGCATGCGGAAGCAAACGAAATTAGCGTGTTTTATGAACGCTTTGATGACTTTGGGTTATTAAAAATTACCGATGATGGGAAAGGATTTAATCAAAGTACCTCTCCTTATGGCTATGGATTACATAGTATGGAGGAGCGAGCGGAAGAGATTGGCGGAACATTAAAAATGATTAGTGTTGAAGGTCAGGGGACGAGTATTGAAGTCAGAGTACCGGTTATAGAAGGGGGGCAACATGTGTGATTTCTGTATTGCTTGTAGATGATCATGAAACGGTGCGGTTAGGGGTATCAGCGTTTTTATCTACGCAAGACGATCTTACGGTTGTGGGAGAAGCAAGTAATGGCAAGGACGGAGTCAGCAAAGCGCTCTCATTAAAGCCGGATATCATATTAATGGATTTGGTGATGGATGGAATGAATGGCATTGAAGCGACAAGAGAGATTCTATCGCAATGGAGAGATGCGAAAATCATTATCGTAACGAGCTTTCTTGATAATGAAAAGTTACGACCAGCTTTAGAAGCGGGCGCAAAGAGCTATGTATTAAAAACATCAACCGCCATGCAAATTGCTGATGCGATCAAGAAAACGGCTCAAGGCATGTCCGTCCTCGATGAAAAAGTTCAAACGCAAATGATCTCAGCGTTTCAAACCGATGAACCGTTGCACCACACCCTTACAAATCGCGAAAAAGAAATTTTGAAATTGATGAGCGAAGGCAAGACCAATCAACAAATTGCCGAAGCGCTCTTTATTACAATAAAAACGGTTAAAACCCATGTGTCGCATATTTTATCAAAATTAGATGTGGCTGATCGGACACAAGCAGTCGTATATGCGTATCAGCAAGAGCTCTTTAAACAGTAGTCTTACCATAAAATGCGCGTACCGTGGAGCTCCGTAGTTCCAGTAATCTTAGCAATGCTGGCTACATTTTTTGTTGTGATACCACCACCTGGCATGATAATAATACGACCTTCTGCGTACTCGTTATATGCTTTTAGGCGGGGGATGTTATCGTCAATCGCTTGATGAGGACCATGAGTAAGGATGCGTTTAACGTGTAGCGAACTTAACTGATCAATTGCTTCAAACGGATCCTTGATAGCATCAAAGGCCATATGAAATGTGACCTTCCTAGGATCGATGTTTGATAAGAATGTCTGCAAATGCGGAAGGTCTAGCTTATTGTCTTTTGTTAAGCAACCGAGCACAACTCCATCTACTCCTACTTCAGTGAAGGTCTTAATGGTTTGAGCCATTTCATGCACGTCTGCTTCACTATAGACAAAATCTCCTCCTCGTGGTCGAACCATTGCCATTACCTCAACACCAGTCCCTTTACACATTTGAACAACTTTTTCGCACGTGTCTGTTGAGACTGTGGTGCCTCCTACATGAAGGTGATTACATAATTCAATGCGATCTGCTTTGTACGCAATCGCTTTCTGGACGAACAATTCATTCTCTAAACAAACCTCTTTCACGATTGATTTCATAATTTTTCCTCCAACTTCCTAAAAATACTCGCTTTGTTTACAGAATACTTGTAAACTATAGAATAATTCAAGGGGGGAGCCAGATGATACGTCAATTGCAAAAAGAAGATCAAGAGACATGTCTTACGTTTGTGAGGCAAAAGCCTGCCGAAAATCTTTTTATTATTGGAGACATTGAAGCGTTCGGTATGGAAACGGACTTCCAAAGAGTGTGGGGGCAGTTTAATGAGGCAAATGAGCTTGTTGCAGTGCTGTTAAACTATCATTCAAGTTATCTTCCTTATGCCGAGGGTGCATACGATGCTGAAGGGTTTGCGACCATTATAAACGCAGATCCGAACTTTAAAGCGATGTCAGGATTAAAAGATGTCACGACACAACTTGATTCATTTCTTAAGAAGCCAATGAAGAGAAAGCAGACGTATTATGCAAAATGTAGTGCAATCAAAACAACCGTCCCACCAGCCATCAATGAAGTTCAACCAGCTCAACCTGAAGATGCGAAAGTATTGCTCGATTTGTTAAAACAAATTCCAGAATTCAGCCAGTCGATGGAGACATCTGTTGAGAAAAAGCAAAAAGATCTTCGTGGTGGGTTTTCCCGGTCTAGTATCGTACGTCACGGTGAAATCGTTGTGTCTGCTGCTTCAACTACAGCCGAAAATTCAAGTTCAGCGATGATTGTTGGGGTAGCAACGCTCCAAGACTTTAAACGAAATGGCTATGCGTCGGCATGTGTCTATGACGTGTGTAGGCAGTTATTTTCAGAAGGAAAAGAAGCGTGTCTGTTTTACGACAACCCAAGTGCTGGAGTGATTTACAAAAATATCGGTTTTGAAGATATCGGCTTATGGATGATGTATAACGAAAAGGTTGATTAATTGGTTATTTTTTCGCTTAATCGATTTTTGCAGCAAAACAGGCTTGCCAACAAACATTGTTGCAAGCTTTTTAAATTGTCAACGAACGTTAATAATGTTAAATGGCGATTTGATGAAGGAAGTGATATGATAGACAGGTGCAAAAAATGACGTGCACATGAATGAATGTATTTTTGAACGAATAAGGAGTACGGGTAATGAAAGCCTTATTACAATTGCTTAAAGAGCAATACGAAAATAAGCACTTAATTTGGAGGCTT includes:
- a CDS encoding sensor histidine kinase — encoded protein: MKTIRTAGLIVFFLPIFLIGNVLFYFQTNGWFDWEQLLIRNTLTYHIPIFVWLLAFFFIVAIVVHLTLSMIWKKDVRALHVSLKHVVSGSTKESKQQLGQVSNDFKQTKALIQELETRVRNQAERSQRVLEQWTENETKLKNELVFKERHRIARELHDSVSQQLYAASMLLSAAVNQKNVEASELQKRCESIEKVVNDAQNDMRALLLQLRPIQLENQTFKEGVEQLVADLAEKHQIDFSVRVSSLSLKPGVEDQLFRITQEAIANALRHAEANEISVFYERFDDFGLLKITDDGKGFNQSTSPYGYGLHSMEERAEEIGGTLKMISVEGQGTSIEVRVPVIEGGQHV
- a CDS encoding response regulator transcription factor gives rise to the protein MISVLLVDDHETVRLGVSAFLSTQDDLTVVGEASNGKDGVSKALSLKPDIILMDLVMDGMNGIEATREILSQWRDAKIIIVTSFLDNEKLRPALEAGAKSYVLKTSTAMQIADAIKKTAQGMSVLDEKVQTQMISAFQTDEPLHHTLTNREKEILKLMSEGKTNQQIAEALFITIKTVKTHVSHILSKLDVADRTQAVVYAYQQELFKQ
- a CDS encoding copper homeostasis protein CutC — its product is MKSIVKEVCLENELFVQKAIAYKADRIELCNHLHVGGTTVSTDTCEKVVQMCKGTGVEVMAMVRPRGGDFVYSEADVHEMAQTIKTFTEVGVDGVVLGCLTKDNKLDLPHLQTFLSNIDPRKVTFHMAFDAIKDPFEAIDQLSSLHVKRILTHGPHQAIDDNIPRLKAYNEYAEGRIIIMPGGGITTKNVASIAKITGTTELHGTRILW
- a CDS encoding GNAT family N-acetyltransferase, whose product is MIRQLQKEDQETCLTFVRQKPAENLFIIGDIEAFGMETDFQRVWGQFNEANELVAVLLNYHSSYLPYAEGAYDAEGFATIINADPNFKAMSGLKDVTTQLDSFLKKPMKRKQTYYAKCSAIKTTVPPAINEVQPAQPEDAKVLLDLLKQIPEFSQSMETSVEKKQKDLRGGFSRSSIVRHGEIVVSAASTTAENSSSAMIVGVATLQDFKRNGYASACVYDVCRQLFSEGKEACLFYDNPSAGVIYKNIGFEDIGLWMMYNEKVD